One stretch of Serinicoccus hydrothermalis DNA includes these proteins:
- a CDS encoding proton-conducting transporter membrane subunit → MSDGSAQTALWLLVLVPALVGAFLVVARPERVAVPVSLLTAALTAALALLVAISGPQVSVPFMAGTDLALGVDALSALVVPTVAVVTLLVLVFSAGEIGRSRGRFHGLMLLFASGALLTATAQTLPGLLLAWEVMGATSFALIGFWWHEQHRVSAGTTAFLVTRAADVGLYLAAGAALAGGGGLVLADLPAASEGWRHVLAAGVLVAALGKAAQLPFSFWLSRAMEGPSPVSALLHSAAMVAMGGYLLLRTEPLLAATGWAGPAAAWVGATTALLLGAVALAQQDLKQVLAASTAAQLGFVVMGAGLGAVGGGAAHLVAHASTKALLFLAAGAWLSALGTKQLAGLRGAARRWSLVGVASTVGALSLAGVAPLALWATKDAVLAVALARSPWLYAVGLAAAALSAAYSGRILLTVWARVPAADRARVAQHLDEEQEGTRHVGRLETLPLLALALGALTLGLLALPPMGDVLARALGEQPVHPGLAEMGASAALALAVLALVRWRPAPRPGWARHWLGLETAVRAVVVGPTLALARALASFDDRVLDRAVGAAAAGAVGVARRAATFDDRVLDGAVGSGSRATTRLARVAARADERGVDGAVEGFAARVRRLAQVARGPQSGQLHHYYVQAVAVLAVGVLLLLSVR, encoded by the coding sequence ATGAGCGACGGCAGCGCCCAGACCGCCCTGTGGCTCCTCGTCCTGGTCCCCGCGCTCGTCGGGGCGTTCCTGGTGGTCGCGCGCCCGGAGCGGGTCGCCGTGCCCGTCTCCCTGCTCACCGCGGCGCTGACCGCCGCCCTGGCTCTCCTCGTGGCGATCAGCGGGCCGCAGGTGTCGGTGCCGTTCATGGCCGGCACCGACCTGGCCCTCGGCGTCGACGCCTTGTCGGCGCTGGTCGTCCCGACCGTCGCGGTCGTCACCCTGCTCGTGCTGGTCTTCTCGGCCGGCGAGATCGGGCGGTCGCGGGGGCGCTTCCACGGGCTCATGCTGCTCTTCGCCTCGGGCGCCCTGCTGACCGCCACCGCGCAGACCCTGCCGGGGCTCCTCCTGGCCTGGGAGGTCATGGGCGCCACGTCGTTCGCGCTCATCGGCTTCTGGTGGCACGAGCAGCACCGGGTGTCCGCCGGCACGACGGCGTTCCTCGTGACCCGGGCCGCGGACGTCGGCCTCTACCTGGCCGCCGGGGCGGCCCTCGCCGGGGGCGGTGGGCTGGTGCTCGCCGATCTGCCCGCCGCGAGCGAGGGGTGGCGGCACGTGCTGGCGGCCGGGGTGCTCGTGGCTGCTCTGGGCAAGGCCGCGCAGCTGCCGTTCTCGTTCTGGCTGTCCCGGGCGATGGAGGGCCCCAGCCCGGTCAGCGCGTTGCTGCACTCGGCCGCCATGGTGGCCATGGGTGGCTACCTGCTGCTGCGCACCGAGCCGCTGCTCGCCGCCACGGGGTGGGCCGGGCCGGCCGCCGCCTGGGTCGGAGCCACGACCGCGCTGCTGCTGGGTGCCGTGGCGCTGGCCCAGCAGGACCTCAAGCAGGTCCTGGCGGCCTCCACCGCGGCCCAGCTGGGCTTCGTCGTCATGGGGGCGGGGCTGGGCGCCGTCGGCGGTGGGGCGGCGCACCTCGTGGCGCACGCCTCGACCAAGGCGCTGCTCTTCCTCGCCGCCGGGGCCTGGCTGAGCGCCCTGGGCACCAAGCAGCTGGCCGGGCTGCGCGGTGCCGCCCGGCGCTGGTCGCTGGTGGGCGTGGCGAGCACCGTGGGCGCCCTCTCGCTCGCTGGCGTGGCTCCCCTGGCCCTGTGGGCGACCAAGGACGCGGTGCTGGCCGTGGCGCTGGCCCGGTCGCCGTGGCTGTATGCCGTGGGGCTGGCTGCGGCAGCCCTGTCCGCCGCCTACTCGGGCCGGATCCTGCTCACCGTCTGGGCACGGGTGCCCGCGGCGGACCGTGCACGGGTGGCGCAGCATCTGGACGAGGAGCAGGAGGGCACCCGGCACGTCGGCCGGCTGGAGACCCTGCCGCTGCTGGCGCTGGCCCTGGGGGCGCTGACCCTGGGCCTGCTCGCGCTGCCCCCGATGGGTGACGTCCTGGCCCGGGCCCTCGGGGAGCAGCCCGTGCACCCCGGTCTGGCGGAGATGGGGGCCTCGGCGGCCCTCGCCCTCGCGGTGCTCGCGCTCGTCCGGTGGCGTCCCGCTCCCCGCCCCGGGTGGGCACGGCACTGGCTCGGTCTGGAGACGGCCGTCCGGGCCGTGGTCGTCGGCCCCACGCTGGCGCTGGCCCGGGCCCTGGCGTCCTTCGACGACCGGGTGCTGGACCGTGCCGTGGGGGCGGCCGCGGCCGGCGCCGTCGGCGTGGCACGCAGGGCGGCGACGTTCGACGACCGGGTGCTCGACGGCGCCGTCGGGTCCGGCTCCCGTGCGACCACGCGGCTCGCCCGGGTCGCCGCCCGGGCCGACGAGCGAGGGGTCGACGGCGCGGTCGAGGGTTTCGCCGCCCGCGTCCGCCGGCTCGCCCAGGTGGCGCGGGGCCCGCAGAGCGGGCAGCTGCACCACTACTACGTCCAGGCCGTCGCGGTCCTCGCGGTCGGCGTCCTGCTCCTGCTCTCGGTGAGGTGA
- a CDS encoding complex I subunit 4 family protein produces MTVLSLIVFLPLLAAVALVAVPRLGDGAARWVWVAVAAVDLLLVAAVWLVYEPPGPGRLAFEERVPWIPGVDSSYHVGVDGLSLPLMAMTTVVFLACAVFALRDEDRPRTRAALFLFLQSVSLGLFAAADLILFFLFFDLSIVGMYFVIAGWGHGDRGRSAMKFFLYTFLGSLALLAGFIGLYVAAEPHTFDMVELARQTPLDGSPTAGGLVLAAILLGLAVKTPTVPFHTWLPPAHTDAPAVGSAVLAGVLLKMGTYGFVRIAMPMLPEAWRAWAWVVVVVGVVSVVYGALVALAQTDLKRMIAYTSVNHMGYVVLAVGAAGIVAEGSEQARSVAVTGAVTQMVSHGIVTAALFLMAGVVWDRAGTYNLGSFGGLAGTAPRLATLFAVGAFASLGLPGLSGFIAEFQIFAGSIAVAPVTAVALVGILITAALFLRALQRLFTGPTRGASRGFGDLRPAELWAVAPLLALSLLIGVLPRPLLGVVEPAAEVVVQLVGR; encoded by the coding sequence GTGACTGTGCTCAGTCTGATCGTCTTCCTGCCCCTGCTCGCCGCGGTGGCCCTGGTCGCCGTCCCTCGGCTCGGTGACGGCGCGGCGCGGTGGGTCTGGGTCGCCGTCGCGGCCGTCGACCTGCTCCTCGTCGCCGCGGTGTGGCTGGTCTACGAGCCACCGGGGCCGGGCCGGCTGGCCTTCGAGGAGCGGGTGCCGTGGATCCCGGGGGTCGACAGCAGCTACCACGTGGGGGTCGACGGGCTGTCGCTGCCGCTCATGGCGATGACGACGGTGGTGTTCCTGGCCTGTGCGGTCTTCGCCCTCCGTGACGAGGACCGGCCCCGGACCCGGGCAGCGCTCTTCCTCTTCCTGCAGAGCGTCAGCCTGGGCCTGTTCGCCGCCGCCGACCTCATCCTGTTCTTCCTTTTCTTCGACCTGTCCATCGTCGGGATGTACTTCGTCATCGCCGGGTGGGGCCATGGTGACCGCGGCCGCTCGGCGATGAAGTTCTTCCTCTACACCTTCCTGGGCTCGCTGGCCCTGCTCGCCGGCTTCATCGGGCTCTACGTCGCGGCCGAGCCGCACACCTTCGACATGGTCGAGCTGGCCCGGCAGACCCCGCTCGACGGGTCGCCCACGGCCGGGGGCCTGGTGCTCGCGGCCATCCTGCTGGGGCTGGCCGTCAAGACGCCGACGGTGCCGTTCCACACCTGGCTGCCCCCCGCGCACACCGACGCCCCCGCGGTCGGGTCGGCCGTCCTGGCCGGGGTGCTGCTCAAGATGGGCACCTACGGCTTCGTCCGGATCGCGATGCCGATGCTCCCCGAGGCCTGGCGCGCCTGGGCCTGGGTGGTCGTCGTGGTCGGCGTCGTCTCGGTCGTCTACGGCGCCCTCGTCGCGCTCGCCCAGACCGACCTCAAGCGGATGATCGCCTACACCTCGGTCAACCACATGGGGTACGTCGTCCTGGCCGTCGGTGCCGCCGGGATCGTCGCCGAGGGCAGCGAGCAGGCGCGGTCGGTGGCGGTCACCGGCGCCGTGACCCAGATGGTGAGCCACGGCATCGTCACCGCCGCCCTGTTCCTCATGGCGGGGGTGGTCTGGGACCGCGCCGGCACCTACAACCTGGGCTCCTTCGGCGGGCTGGCCGGCACCGCACCGCGCCTGGCCACGCTCTTCGCCGTCGGTGCGTTCGCCTCGCTCGGGCTGCCCGGCCTGTCCGGCTTCATCGCCGAGTTCCAGATCTTCGCCGGCAGCATCGCAGTCGCGCCGGTGACGGCGGTCGCGCTGGTCGGCATCCTCATCACCGCGGCGCTGTTCCTGCGGGCGCTGCAACGTCTCTTCACCGGACCGACCCGTGGCGCCTCGCGGGGCTTCGGCGACCTGCGTCCCGCCGAGCTCTGGGCGGTCGCGCCGCTGCTCGCCCTCTCGCTGCTCATCGGGGTGCTGCCCCGCCCGCTGCTCGGGGTGGTCGAGCCCGCCGCGGAGGTCGTCGTGCAGCTCGTCGGGAGGTAG